In the Desulfosporosinus acidiphilus SJ4 genome, CAACAACTTCTTCCGCACTCCGACCAGAGGCATTAATCACCGGCAGTTTAAGCGGCCACTCAGGCGATAAGTTATTGGTTCCGTCACCTTTGACAACGACCGCCTGAATATTATACAATGCCTTTCCTTCTAAAGGAGTGGTTTTAAATCCCGAAGCATGTAATGCTTGAGTGACATTAGTAAGCCCATCTTCAACTGCTATTAATTTATACATTTTTTTCACCTCTCCTCGAATTAAGTTTAGTTTTCCACCGATAAGTCATCTTATCCAGAGATAAATTTCCTTAAAAAGTATAGTTTTCTTTAAATAAACGCTGATAATCTATGGATAATTTCTCATTTTGTATTTGTACCTGTGGCGTTAGACAGGGAAAAATCCCTTCCACTGAACAAGTTAAAAAGCCTTTCGTTTCTACCGTTAAATGGATCGTATTTTTTTGCGGCGGGGTTCTTTGGATAATCAAAGAATATTTACCTAAAGGCTGCTGTACTCCTTTGAGT is a window encoding:
- a CDS encoding YkuS family protein, with protein sequence MYKLIAVEDGLTNVTQALHASGFKTTPLEGKALYNIQAVVVKGDGTNNLSPEWPLKLPVINASGRSAEEVVEVLRDRFS